One genomic region from Longimicrobium sp. encodes:
- a CDS encoding DUF4431 domain-containing protein, translated as MSGQLVISPRFGPPNFGETPDEDEKLQIPFLILEHEAAMCRNPDTGSREDPPIHSDTVQLNLIRVGNSWFREDGKHVIARGSLYPGTSGYHFSKVLMMVDSISLSPTDSARLQTGSK; from the coding sequence TTGAGCGGACAGTTGGTCATTTCCCCGAGATTTGGACCTCCAAATTTCGGAGAAACGCCTGACGAGGACGAGAAACTGCAGATTCCTTTCCTGATCCTGGAGCACGAAGCAGCAATGTGCAGAAATCCGGATACTGGTTCGCGAGAAGATCCGCCGATCCATTCGGACACCGTGCAATTAAATCTCATCCGTGTGGGTAACAGTTGGTTCCGCGAAGATGGAAAACATGTGATAGCGCGTGGCTCCCTGTATCCCGGTACATCCGGTTATCACTTTTCCAAAGTGTTGATGATGGTCGATAGCATCTCGCTATCACCGACAGATTCCGCCCGACTTCAAACCGGCTCCAAATAG
- a CDS encoding RHS repeat-associated core domain-containing protein, whose amino-acid sequence MMVLHNDWRGEYDIGSYAFGSLAKPCVRITRSSQFQTIVPGGSASDWPKAPSPQNTSWYHCVEVEWPAPHVFITRETRNRSLNGPNAWVGTLIDGMRDNTGQMYMRNRYYDPASGRFTQEDPIGLAGGLNVYGFAEGDPVSFGDPFGTKLCFRGPGRIRLVTATMNATNTTFSVDRNGCILENTIRARGAAGFEELQDKLKDLVSASETHTVAFQQPTTSECPRMGSCTTPDLQRSYIQEEDTKIWYVPCDPYRFPRGGRTTLESSIAHEVLGHQTEGPVYGWLGARWNWEGHAIKMENYYHSAVGEARRCGHGILRRER is encoded by the coding sequence ATGATGGTGCTGCACAACGACTGGCGCGGTGAGTACGACATCGGCAGCTATGCGTTCGGCTCGCTGGCCAAGCCGTGCGTGCGCATCACCCGCAGCTCGCAGTTCCAGACGATCGTGCCGGGCGGCTCGGCGTCCGACTGGCCCAAGGCGCCCAGCCCGCAGAACACGAGCTGGTACCACTGCGTGGAGGTGGAGTGGCCCGCGCCGCACGTGTTCATCACCCGCGAGACGCGGAACCGCAGCCTGAACGGCCCCAACGCCTGGGTCGGCACGCTGATCGATGGCATGCGCGACAACACCGGCCAGATGTACATGCGCAACCGCTACTACGACCCGGCCTCAGGCAGATTCACGCAGGAGGATCCGATCGGGCTCGCGGGCGGGCTGAACGTGTATGGGTTCGCGGAGGGGGATCCGGTAAGTTTCGGCGACCCCTTCGGTACGAAGCTTTGTTTCCGAGGCCCGGGTCGGATTCGACTCGTGACAGCCACAATGAACGCGACGAACACCACCTTTTCGGTGGACCGCAACGGGTGCATCCTGGAGAATACCATTCGCGCACGCGGCGCGGCAGGGTTTGAGGAACTGCAGGATAAGCTTAAAGATCTGGTCAGCGCGTCGGAAACGCATACCGTCGCATTTCAGCAGCCGACCACGAGCGAGTGCCCCAGAATGGGATCATGCACTACGCCGGACTTACAGAGATCGTACATCCAGGAAGAGGATACGAAAATCTGGTATGTGCCGTGTGATCCGTATCGATTCCCGCGTGGCGGGCGCACGACCCTCGAATCGAGCATCGCTCACGAAGTGTTGGGACATCAGACCGAAGGTCCTGTTTACGGGTGGCTCGGCGCACGCTGGAACTGGGAAGGCCACGCGATCAAGATGGAGAACTACTACCACTCTGCAGTCGGAGAAGCCAGGAGATGCGGACACGGCATTCTGAGGCGAGAGCGTTGA